One region of Salvelinus sp. IW2-2015 linkage group LG1, ASM291031v2, whole genome shotgun sequence genomic DNA includes:
- the LOC111961999 gene encoding serine incorporator 3-like: MGAVLAAFSVASWVPCLCSSATACCADVVPISKNSHGNASLYAFIPVARDHYSLHHAVTRSGRAAKKIPGFCEDGAGINGNINCTILVGYKAVYRVCFGMSMCFLAFALIMINVKNSRDPRSAIHNGFWFFKVAAMVAVTVGAFYIPEGPFTRTWFVVGTCGAFCFILIQLVLLVDFAHSWNESWVDNMERGNSRGWYAALLAVTGLNYVMAFIVIILMYMFYTRPEGCLLNKFFIGFNLLLCAVASVVSVMPRVQESQPRSGLLQSSIMTMYTMYLTWSAMTNEPDRTCNPSLLSIFQQTLVPTLAPLQIENQTAVVIIGTEEPILSSPYLQWWDAQSIVGLAIFVLCILYSSIRSSNTSQVNKLTMASNDTVTLEESNAGTPDEEVGGTGTERKGPRRVEDNERDIVQYSYSFFHFMLFLASLYIMMTLTNWYSPDAEYNAMTSKWPAVWVKISSSWVCLTLYVWTLVAPMILINRDFS, translated from the exons ATGGGAGCTGTTTTGGCGGCCTTTTCTGTCGCAAGCTGG gTGCCGTGTCTGTGTAGCAGTGCGACTGCTTGTTGTGCAGATGTTGTCCCCATAAGCAAGAATTCCCACGGTAACGCGAGTCTCTACGCCTTCATTCCTGTTGCTAGGGACCATTATAGCCTGCATCATGCTGTCACCAGGAGTGGACGAGCAGCTAAAaag ATTCCTGGGTTCTGTGAAGACGGAGCAGGCATCAATGGAAACATCAACTGTACGATCYTAGTGGGCTATAAAGCCGTGTACCGGGTGTGCTTCGGAATGAGCATGTGTTTCCTGGCGTTCGCTCTGATCATGATCAACGTGAAGAACAGTCGAGACCCGCGCTCCGCCATCCACAACGG GTTTTGGTTCTTTAAGGTGGCTGCCATGGTTGCCGTGACTGTCGGTGCCTTTTACATTCCTGAAGGGCCTTTTACTCGCA cgTGGTTTGTGGTGGGTACCTGTGGGGCGTTCTGCTTCATCCTGATCCAGCTGGTTCTGCTGGTGGACTTTGCCCACTCCTGGAATGAATCCTGGGTGGACAACATGGAGAGAGGGAACTCCAGGGGCTGGTACGCAG CCTTGCTCGCTGTAACTGGACTCAACTACGTCATGGCCTTTATCGTCATCATCCTGATGTACATGTTCTACACTCGGCCAGAGGGCTGTCTACTCAACAAGTTCTTCATCGGCTTCAACTTGCTCCTCTGTGCCGTAGCCTCTGTTGTGTCTGTCATGCCCAGAGTACAG gaATCCCAGCCCCGATCTGGTCTACTCCAGTCCTCCATCATGACCATGTACACCATGTATCTGACCTGGTCTGCCATGACCAACGAGCCTG ACCGGACATGCAACCCCAGCCTGCTGAGCATCTTCCAGCAGACACTGGTGCCCACGCTTGCCCCTCTGCAGATTGAGAACCAGACGGCCGTGGTGATCATCGGCACCGAGGAGCCCATCTTGTCCTCTCCCTATCTGCAGTGGTGGGATGCCCAGAGCATTGTGGGATTGGCCATCTTCGTCCTATGCATCCTCTACTCCAG CATCCGCTCGTCCAACACCAGCCAGGTGAACAAGTTGACCATGGCCTCCAACGACACGGTGACCCTGGAGGAGAGTAACGCGGGCACACCGGACGAGGAGGTGGGAGGGACGGGTACGGAGAGGAAGGGACCCAGGCGTGTGGAGGACAACGAGAGGGACATCGTCCAGTACAGCTATTCCTTCTTCCACTTCATGCTCTTCCTGGCTTCGCTCTACATCATGATGACTCTCACCAACTGGTATAG TCCTGATGCAGAATACAATGCCATGACCAGCAAGTGGCCGGCGGTTTGGGTGAAGATCAGCTCCAGTTGGGTATGTCTCACCCTCTATGTCTGGACCCTGGTCGCCCCCATGATACTCATCAACCGGGACTTTAGCTGA